The following DNA comes from Mesorhizobium sp. B2-1-8.
CGCCGGCATTGGTTGCTGCTGCGTCGCGCAGGCAAGGGCTGGCCCGCACTTTGACGTAAACGTCAATTGTGTTAAGGAGTCCGCCTGCCGAGAACTGTCGCAGAAGACGACAGGCTGGCCCGGAGGAAATCCATGAGCCTGCCCGTGCTGGTCGCGATCGTCGTCCTTGGCATTGCTCTGTCGGTCGCCGCCGTGCATTTCACCGGCGGCAGCAAGATGGCCACTCTGACCAGCCGAGATCAAACCCTGCGCCGTTTCGCCGAGGATTTTCCTGATGAGGCAGCGACGGCAGTCCGTCTGACGGCGGATGCGCGGACGGCCTTTCTGGATATCGGGCGAGGCCGCGTCGGTATCGTTCACGGCATCGGCGACTGTTTCTTGACGCGTATCGTCACCGCCGCGGACGTCGCGGTGTCAGAAGCTGACGAGACGAACACAATTCTGATGCGGCTGACGGACTTCACCTGGAAGGGCGGCCGCTTCCGCTTTGCCAGTGACGTCGACGCACGGGCCTTGCTGAACGCTCTTGAGCCGCGAGACACGAGTTCCGCGAGGGAGGCCGCGTGATGGACAGCTACGATTTTCCGCAGGTCACCCAGCTGGCCATTCCGTTTTTCGTCGCCGCGATCCTGATCGAATTATGGCTGGTGCGCACAGGTCGCGCCAAGGGCTCGTTCGAGACGCGCGACACCTTGACCAGCCTGATGATGGGCACCGGCAATGTCGTCGCCGGGCTGCTGCTTGGTATCGTCTCCTACTGGGCGCTGCTCTGGCTCTGGCAGTTCCGTGTTTTCAATCTCGGCCTGTCGCTCTGGGTTTTCTTGGCCGCGTTCCTGCTTGATGACCTGCGCTACTACGTCTATCACCGTATTGCGCACCGGGTGCGCTGGGTCTGGGCCGAGCACGTCAACCACCATTCCAGCCAGCACTACAACCTCTCGACTGCGCTCAGGCAGAGCTGGACCGGGCTGTTCACCTTCATGTTCGTGCTGCAGGCGCCGCTGGTGCTGCTCGGCTTCCATCCGGCGGTGATTGCCTTCACCTTCGGTTTCAACCTCGTCTGGCAGTTCTGGATCCACACCGAGACGATCGGCAAGATGTGGGGCTGGTTCGAGTTCATCTTCAACACGCCCTCGCACCACCGCGTCCACCACGCCACCAACCCGCGCTATCTCGACGCCAACTATGCCGGCACGCTGATCATCTGGGATCGCATGTTCGGCACCTTCGTCGAGGAATTGGAAGAGGACCGGCCGCGCTACGGCATCGTCAGGAATCTGGGCACCTTCAACCCGCTGAAGGTGGCATTCCACGAATGGATCGGCATGTTCAGGGATGCCTTCGCACCCGATCTGACGCCGCGCCGGCGTCTGAACTACCTGATCAAGCCGCCAGGCTGGAGCCATGACGGTTCGCGCGAGACATCGGAGACGCTCAAGGCTGCCTATGTCCGGAGAAATCCCGGCGAGGCCGGCAAGCCGGGGTTGCCGATGGCAGGGGCTGAGCCGGCGGAGTAGTGTAAGGCCTAGTCGACGACCTTGATCCGCACCCTAGAGCTGTCGGGAATTTCGTTTAGCTGGCGGTGAATGTCAGCCATGCCGATGAATTGTTCGGTAACTGGCACCACGAACATGTTCTCGACCTCGAATTTGCCCTCAGCAAAGACGGGCAAGACGGTGAAGCCGTAGCATTCTCCCACCTTCGGTTTCTTACCCGCGGCGTGAAGGCGTTCCACAAGCGGCGGAAGGAACCACTCGTCAACGAGATCGGGAGAAATCCTAATCATCTCTTCAAAACGCGCCCGATTGTGAGCCACCCGCTCGAGCAAGCCGGTCCCGGTATCGAGCCAGTGAACCTCATTGTTCGGCCGCTCGACAAACATGCCTCCCACCATTGAGCAGACAAGCGGGGTCCAAGGCTCCGGCAAAAGCCAGGACCACGCTCTCGCTGCCGCCTGCGCTATATCCGGCTCAAATTGGAAAGCTATCTCTCGCCACGTGGTGCTCATTGGACCTCCACCTTGAAGGTAGAGCCAGTACGAGACTGTCTGCAATGGGCATGGGCTACTCCGCTGCCTCGGCCCGCGCGGGCAGCCCCAACCATTGCCGGCAATCGGCCCGTGCGCGCGACGTGATGGCATGCCTTTTGGCTATGGTCTTGTCCTTGCCGCGCAGGCGCTTGCCTTCGATCTTCTGCGCTTCGGCCGGTGGGAACAGGCCGAAATTGACATTCATCGGCTGGAAGGAACGCTTGCCGGGCTCATCGTCGGAGACGATGTGGCCGCCGGTGATGTGGTTGAGCAGGGCGCCGAACGCCGTGGTGAGCGGCGGCAGCGACGGTGCGTGGCCAAGCCGCTCGGCGGCCGCGAAGCGTCCGGCGAGCAGGCCGATCGCGGCGCTCTCGACATAGCCCTCGCAACCGGTGATCTGGCCGGCAAAGCGCAGGCCCGGCCGCGACTTCAGCTGCAGCGAGCCGTCGAGCAAGGTCGGCGAGTTGATGTAGGTGTTGCGGTGCAGGCCGCCGAGACGGGCGAAGTCGGCGTTTTCGAGGCCCGGAATGGTGCGGAAGATGCGCACCTGCTCGGCATGCTTCAATTTGGTCTGGAAGCCGACCATGTTGTAGAGCGTGCCCAGCGCGTTGTCCTGGCGCAGCTGGACGACGGCATAGGCCTTCACCGTCGGGTTGTGCGCATTGGTCAGGCCCATCGGCTTCATCGGTCCGTAGCGCAGCGTCTCGACGCCGCGTTCGGCCATGATCTCGATCGGCAGGCAACCGTCGAAATAGGGCGTGCCTTCCCACTGCTTGAACTCCGTCTTCTGGCCGTCGACCAGGGCCTGGACGAAGGCGAAATATTGCTCCTTGTCCATCGGACAGTTGATGTAGTCCTTGCCGGTGCCGCCAGGCCCGACCTTGTCGTAGCGCGACTGGAACCAGCAGGTGTCCATGTCGATCGTGTCGAAATGGATGATCGGCGCAATGGCATCGAAGAAGGCCAGCGCGTCGGCGCCGGTCGCCTCGGCGATCGATTGGGCAAGGGAGGGCGCGGTCAATGGCCCGGTGGCGATGATCGCCTGATCCCACCCCGCCGGTGGCAGGCCGGGAACTTCCTCGCGCTCGATGGTGATCAGCGGATGTGCTTCAAGCTTTTTCGTCACCGCATCGGAAAAACCGTCGCGGTCGACGGCCAGCGCGCCGCCGGCCGGCACCTGGTTGGCGTCGCCGGCGCTCATGATCAGCGAGCCGGCCAGCCGCATTTCGGCATGCAGCAGGCCGACGGCGTTGTTTTCGGCGTCGTCGGAGCGGAAGGAATTGGAACAGACGAGTTCGGCCAGGCCATCGGTCTTGTGGGCGTCGGTGCCGCGAACCGGGCGCATTTCATGCAGGATGACGGGCACGCCGGCCTCGGCGGCCTGCCATGCCGCTTCGGAACCGGCGAGCCCGCCGCCGATGATATGGATGGGATTTTTGCTCATGGCGCCGGAATAATCGCTTGCCGCGGCGATTGCAATTGTCGCGCGCGCGAAACGCCTGGTCGGGAAAGCCCGCCCCTGAAAACAACAACACCCGCCGGGGGAGGAGGTCCGGCGGGTGTCGTTTTGGGGGTCGACCCTCGGGAGGAGGTGAAGGCCGACCATATTCGTCATCGCCGGGGAGGAGGTCGGCTCAGACGAAATTCTTTTCGCATCTTTAAAGAGGGCGAAGCCTCTGGGGCAAAATTCGTTTTGCCCTGGGGAAACAACGCCCGCCGCGGGAGGAGGTGCGGCGGGCGCCGTTTGGGTGGCCAACCCTCGGGAGGAGGTGAAGGTTGGACCTATTCGTCATTGCCGGGGAGGAGGTCGGCTTTGACGAAATCTCTTTTGCTATCTTTCAAAAGGGGCAAAACCCTTTTTGGGGAACAACGCCCGCCGCGGGAGGAGGTGCGGCGGGCGCCGTTTTGGTGGTCAACCCTTGGGAGGAGGTAAGGGCTAACCGTATTCGTCGAGGTCGGGGAGGAGGTCGACCCGGACGAAATTCCGTCGTTTAGATCGCCTTGCGGGCGACGATCTTGATTTCGTCGCGGACGATACCGAGATCATGCAGCTGGCGGTTCGAAAGGCGACCCAGCTCGGTAACCGTCTCGCGATAAACGCGCCAGTTACGATAGTTGCGGATCAGGTTCATTGTCATGCTCTTCTCAAAACTGATTCGGACCATTCGCGGTCCGAAGAATTAGACCGCCTTGCGAGCGACGTAAGGAATGTCGCTGCGGCTGATGCCGAGGTCGGTCAGTTCACGGTTGCTCAGGCGGCTCAGCTCGGAAACGGTGTCCCGGTAGCGGCGCCAGTTGCGGTAGTTGCGGATCAAGTTCATGGTAGTTCTCGTTTCGTCTTTCTTGCGGATCATTCCGTTTGTGTACGAACCATAAATAGGGGGACCCATATCGATTTAAAAGCGCTATGGCTGCATGGCAGCAATGCAAATTGTGCAATGCAGCATTAACGCGGCTTCACGGACCTGACACAAAGAAGCCAGAATCAGAAAGTGCCGTGACGTCAACGGCTTGGGTGCGTCGGCTAAAATGACGACCGGGTGGGGAGAGAGGGCATGGCGGGGTACTCGACACGGATCAGGGCCGACATTGAGCGATGGCGACAGGCCGGACTGATCGACGCCTCGACGGCTGATGTGCTGAGGCGCGACGTCGAAGTCAACGCCCGCCAGTCGCTCAGCTTCGGCTCGATCCTCGCAATGCTGGCGGCCCTTCTCTTTGGAGCGGCCGTCCTGATCTTCGTCGCTGCCAACTGGGATGCGATCCCGCGCCTGGCGCGGGTGACAGCACTCTTTGCCGTCATTCTCGGCGGCTATGTCGGCGGCGCGGTGCTGAAGACGCGCGACCACGCGGCAATCGGCGAAGCGCTGTGGATCATTGCCGCGGCCGCGTTCGGCGGCTCGATCGCGCTGATCGGCCAGATGTACCATTTGTCCGGCGACGAGGCTTCCGCGCTGGTCACCTGGGGCGGCGGTACGGCGCTGGCGGCGGTAGCGCTGCGCTCCAACCCGCTGACCGTGGCAGCGGTCGGTATCGCCGACGCCTGGCTGTTCCTGAAAGGGTTCGACTATTACAGCCGTAGCGAATTTCCGCATGCCTTCGTCGTCATGGCGGTCGTGCTGTTTGCCGTCTCGTTCTGGACCCGCAGCCAGCCAGCGCGGCACCTGATCATCCTGTCGCTGCTCTTCTATCTCGTATTGCTGGCGATGGACCACGAGACGCTGCCGGTGGCGATCCCGCTGGTCATTGTCTCTGTCGTGCTTTTCGCTGCCGCCGTCTTTGCACCGGAACCGGTCGACAGGATCGTGCAGCTTGGCGGCCGCTTGCCGTTGCACGCATTGCTGGGCTTCCTCACCGGCCTGGCCATCATCCAGTTCGAACTGGCCGACGAAAGCATCTACAACAGCGGCTTCACCATTGCCTCGGTCGTAGCTCTCGCCGGCATCGTCGCGGCTATCGTGTTCGCAGGGCGTGAGATCCGTGGGCTGCGCTGGCTCGCCTATCTCGGCTTCGCCTTCGAACTCGCCGTCATCTATGTCGTGACCTTGCAGTCGATGCTCGATACGGCCGGCTTCTTCCTGGCCGCCGCGGTGCTCCTCGGCGCGCTTGCGATCGTCATCATCCGCGTCGAAAAACGCATGAAGGGTCCAGTCACCGCGGGAGCCACGGCATGATGACTGGAAAGAGGCTTGTCATCGCGGCACTCGTGCTGGCGCTCGTCCAGATCGGATTCCTGAGCTGGATCATCGCCGGACGGGCGGCGATCCTGCGCAACGGCAAGGAAGTGCTGTTGAAGATCGAACCGGTCGACCCTCATGATCTCTTGCGCGGCGACTATATCATCCTCGGCTATGACATCTCGCGCATGCCGGTGAAGATGATCGCTAACATTCCCGAGGGCAAATTCTCGAGCGACGACACGCCGATCGTGGTCCGGCTGAAGAAGGGCGCCGATGGGTACTGGACCCCGACCACAGCCTGGTTCGGCAAGGCGCCGGCGCCGGCCGGTGCAGAGGAGGCCGACATTTCGGGCCATGTCGCCGCCGGTTGGGACCTTCGCGGCGAAGGCATGACGATCGCGCCGGATTACGGCATCGAACGCTTCTATCTGCCGGAAGGCGAGGGGCTGGCGATCCAGAACGACATGCGGGTGCGGCCGTTCGGCATCAAGCTGGCGCTCGCCGCCGATGGCACGGCACAGATCAAGGCGTTGGTGGATGGCGACAAGACACTGTTCGAGGAGCCGCTTTATTAGGGACGCACGATCCTCCTTCGCCAAGGCTTCGGAGGATACTCCCTTATCCATCTAACGAGCTTGGTGTGGCCTGCCACCCGAAGCTCGAAGAGCGAAGGGTGGTGCGGGTAGAGGGACTCGAACCCCCACGATCTCTCGCCAGAACCTAAATCTGGTGCGTCTACCAGTTCCGCCATACCCGCGTGACCCGGCAATCCCATGTAGCCATCATTCTGTCAATGTCGGAGACAACATGTCGGGTCAGGGCCGAAATGTGGTTATTCGCCTAAACGCGAAGACTGTTGAAAATTGGGCTCGCCTGTGACAAAAGGCGTGTCAAATGTGACGGGACGCGACGATCCGCTTCTACAAGATGTGATAAGAAGTAGGAAAAACAAGAACTTATTCACATTTTGGAACGCAGTTTGGGAGAGTTTGAGCCGCATTTCCGGTCAAATCGCCAGGTTCCGTACCAAAAGCCATTCCCGGCAAGAATTACCGGCAGGCTGTAAACGGCAGGGAGCCGTTTGGCAGCCTCATTGGTGAAAACAAAGGTTTTACGATGCAGGTCACCGAAACACTCAATTCCGGTCTCAAGCGCGAGATCAAGATCACCGTGCCGGCCGGTGACATGGAGGCCAAGCTGATGGCGCGGCTGTCGGACGCCCGCAACAAGGTTCGCATCAACGGCTTCCGTCCGGGCAAGGTGCCGGTGCAGCACCTGCGCAAGGTCTATGGCAAGTCGTTCATGGCCGAGGTGGTCAACGAGATCCTCAACGACTCGACCCGTTCGATCATCACCGGGCGCGGCGAAAAGGCCGCCATGCAGCCCGAGGTCATCATGACCGAGGACGAGAAGGAAGCTGAGAAGATCTTGGCCGGCGGCGCCGACTTCGAGTTCCGCCTCAATTATGAGGTCATTCCAGCGATCGAAATCAAGGATTTCTCCGACATCAAGGTGACGCGCCAGGTGTTCGACGTTCCGGATTCGGAAATCGACGACCAGGTCAAGCGCGTCGCCGAATCGGCACGCAGCTATGAGCCGAAGACCGGCAAGGCCGCCGAGGGCGATCGCGTCTCGATCGACTATGTCGGCAAGATCGCCGGCGAGGCTTTCGCTGGCGGCGCCGGCAACGATCAGCCGCTGGTGCTGGGCTCCAAGGAGTTCATTCCGGGCTTCGAGGAACAGCTGATCGGCACCAAGGCCGGTGACGAGAAGCAGGTCACCGTAACGTTCCCGGAAAACTACCAGGCGGCGCATCTGGCCGGGAAGGAAGCGACCTTCGACGTCACCGTCAAGGAAGTGTCGAAGCCCGGCGAACTGGAAATCAACGACGAGACCGCCAAGAACCTTGGCCTGGAATCGCTCGAGCGCCTGCGTGACATCGTGCGCGGCCAGATCGAGAACCAGTTCGGCTCGATGACGCGCCAGAAGGTGAAGCGCCAGTTGCTCGACCAGCTCGATGCTGCCTATTCGTTCGAAGCGCCGTCGAAGCTCGTCGAGGCGGAATTCAACAACATCTGGGCACAGGTCAACCGTGACCTGGAAGCCGCCGGCCGCACCTTCGCCGACGAAGAAACGACCGAGGAAGAGGCGCGCGCCGAATATATGCGCCTTGCCGAGCGCCGCGTGCGCCTTGGCCTCGTGCTGGCCGAGATCGGCGAGAAGGCCGGCGTCACCGTGTCGGACGAGGAACTGCAGCGCGGCCTGTTCGAGCAGGTTCGCCGCTTCCCGGCCAACCAGCAGCAGGAAGCCTTCGAGTTCTACCGCAGCAACCCCGAGGCGCTCAACGCGCTCAGGGCGCCGATGTTCGAGGAGAAGGTCGTCGACCACCTGCTCGAGCAGATCTCGGTCACCGACGTCAAGGTCAGCAAGGAAGAGCTGATGGCCGACGACGAGGAGGCCGAAACCGCGACCAAGGCGAAGCCGGCCAAGAAGGCCACCGCGAAGAAGGCTGACGACAAGAAAGCCGACGACGCGGAAGAGCCGAAGAAGAAGGCCGCACCGAAGAAAAAGGCGGCCAAGGACGCCGAATAGACCGGACGTTCCAACGGATTTCGAAAGGCCGCCTCCGGGCGGCCTTTTTCGTTGCGAAACTGCAACATCGGATTCGTTCTTGATGGGCACCGGTGGCGGTACGAAGCCTCGATCATTATCTGGTTGGTTGGAAGACCAGAGGTAATTGGTGATGTCGTTGCGGGTGTTCGTGGAAATGAGGCGCGCTGCCGCCACGGTGCTTTTCCTTGCCTTGGCCTGCGGCGTTGCCGGGGCCGGCACGGACAATTGGCGTTTCGCCACCGGCAATGACGGCCTCGTCACGGCGTCGGTCTATGCCACCAACAAGCTGATCACCGGGGGCGGCGCGCTGAGCTACAGCCCGGTGCTGACCATTGCCTGCCGCGCGGACGGCGAGCCGGCCT
Coding sequences within:
- a CDS encoding sterol desaturase family protein, which translates into the protein MDSYDFPQVTQLAIPFFVAAILIELWLVRTGRAKGSFETRDTLTSLMMGTGNVVAGLLLGIVSYWALLWLWQFRVFNLGLSLWVFLAAFLLDDLRYYVYHRIAHRVRWVWAEHVNHHSSQHYNLSTALRQSWTGLFTFMFVLQAPLVLLGFHPAVIAFTFGFNLVWQFWIHTETIGKMWGWFEFIFNTPSHHRVHHATNPRYLDANYAGTLIIWDRMFGTFVEELEEDRPRYGIVRNLGTFNPLKVAFHEWIGMFRDAFAPDLTPRRRLNYLIKPPGWSHDGSRETSETLKAAYVRRNPGEAGKPGLPMAGAEPAE
- a CDS encoding T6SS immunity protein Tdi1 domain-containing protein → MSTTWREIAFQFEPDIAQAAARAWSWLLPEPWTPLVCSMVGGMFVERPNNEVHWLDTGTGLLERVAHNRARFEEMIRISPDLVDEWFLPPLVERLHAAGKKPKVGECYGFTVLPVFAEGKFEVENMFVVPVTEQFIGMADIHRQLNEIPDSSRVRIKVVD
- the trmFO gene encoding methylenetetrahydrofolate--tRNA-(uracil(54)-C(5))-methyltransferase (FADH(2)-oxidizing) TrmFO, whose product is MSKNPIHIIGGGLAGSEAAWQAAEAGVPVILHEMRPVRGTDAHKTDGLAELVCSNSFRSDDAENNAVGLLHAEMRLAGSLIMSAGDANQVPAGGALAVDRDGFSDAVTKKLEAHPLITIEREEVPGLPPAGWDQAIIATGPLTAPSLAQSIAEATGADALAFFDAIAPIIHFDTIDMDTCWFQSRYDKVGPGGTGKDYINCPMDKEQYFAFVQALVDGQKTEFKQWEGTPYFDGCLPIEIMAERGVETLRYGPMKPMGLTNAHNPTVKAYAVVQLRQDNALGTLYNMVGFQTKLKHAEQVRIFRTIPGLENADFARLGGLHRNTYINSPTLLDGSLQLKSRPGLRFAGQITGCEGYVESAAIGLLAGRFAAAERLGHAPSLPPLTTAFGALLNHITGGHIVSDDEPGKRSFQPMNVNFGLFPPAEAQKIEGKRLRGKDKTIAKRHAITSRARADCRQWLGLPARAEAAE
- a CDS encoding DUF1127 domain-containing protein, whose product is MNLIRNYRNWRVYRETVTELGRLSNRQLHDLGIVRDEIKIVARKAI
- a CDS encoding DUF1127 domain-containing protein gives rise to the protein MNLIRNYRNWRRYRDTVSELSRLSNRELTDLGISRSDIPYVARKAV
- a CDS encoding DUF2157 domain-containing protein; this translates as MAGYSTRIRADIERWRQAGLIDASTADVLRRDVEVNARQSLSFGSILAMLAALLFGAAVLIFVAANWDAIPRLARVTALFAVILGGYVGGAVLKTRDHAAIGEALWIIAAAAFGGSIALIGQMYHLSGDEASALVTWGGGTALAAVALRSNPLTVAAVGIADAWLFLKGFDYYSRSEFPHAFVVMAVVLFAVSFWTRSQPARHLIILSLLFYLVLLAMDHETLPVAIPLVIVSVVLFAAAVFAPEPVDRIVQLGGRLPLHALLGFLTGLAIIQFELADESIYNSGFTIASVVALAGIVAAIVFAGREIRGLRWLAYLGFAFELAVIYVVTLQSMLDTAGFFLAAAVLLGALAIVIIRVEKRMKGPVTAGATA
- a CDS encoding GDYXXLXY domain-containing protein, yielding MMTGKRLVIAALVLALVQIGFLSWIIAGRAAILRNGKEVLLKIEPVDPHDLLRGDYIILGYDISRMPVKMIANIPEGKFSSDDTPIVVRLKKGADGYWTPTTAWFGKAPAPAGAEEADISGHVAAGWDLRGEGMTIAPDYGIERFYLPEGEGLAIQNDMRVRPFGIKLALAADGTAQIKALVDGDKTLFEEPLY
- the tig gene encoding trigger factor; protein product: MQVTETLNSGLKREIKITVPAGDMEAKLMARLSDARNKVRINGFRPGKVPVQHLRKVYGKSFMAEVVNEILNDSTRSIITGRGEKAAMQPEVIMTEDEKEAEKILAGGADFEFRLNYEVIPAIEIKDFSDIKVTRQVFDVPDSEIDDQVKRVAESARSYEPKTGKAAEGDRVSIDYVGKIAGEAFAGGAGNDQPLVLGSKEFIPGFEEQLIGTKAGDEKQVTVTFPENYQAAHLAGKEATFDVTVKEVSKPGELEINDETAKNLGLESLERLRDIVRGQIENQFGSMTRQKVKRQLLDQLDAAYSFEAPSKLVEAEFNNIWAQVNRDLEAAGRTFADEETTEEEARAEYMRLAERRVRLGLVLAEIGEKAGVTVSDEELQRGLFEQVRRFPANQQQEAFEFYRSNPEALNALRAPMFEEKVVDHLLEQISVTDVKVSKEELMADDEEAETATKAKPAKKATAKKADDKKADDAEEPKKKAAPKKKAAKDAE